The Rhodobacter sp. genome segment CCAACACCGGCACCGCGCCCTTGACCGTGCGCGAGATCGCAGCCGCGGCCGCGGTGTCGCGCGCGTGGATCTGCTGGAACTGGGAAAGCACCCCGCGCGCATAGCCGGGCAGGATGCGCCACCCGGCCGAGGGCACCGGGTTCACCGCGTCCACCAGCACCAGCGCCACCCCGCGTGCCCGCGCCCGTTCGATCAGCGGGACCGGCAGCACGCCGCCCGCCAGCACCAGCACCCGCGCCCCGAACGCATCGATCGCGGCTTCGATGGCCCGCGGGTCGTCCCCGGGCCCCGGGGCCTGAGGTCCGCCTGTCAGCCGGGTGCGGGGCGCCTCGGGTTGCTCGGCCAGATGGGCGGCCAGCACCGACAGACCCGGCAGCGACGCCGGATCGCCGGCGTGCAACCAGACGCCCGGGCGCGGGCGGGCGGGCGCCGCGCGCGTCATCGCGGTGCCCGCCGCAGATCGGGCGGCGGCAGCGGCGCGGGGCCGGGGGCCGTCAGCCGTTCGAGCAACGTGGCCTGCAACGCGGGGCCAGCCGCGACCACCCCGGGGCTGCGTGCCTGGGCGGTGTTGAAACGCAAGGGCGCGCCAGCCCGGTCGGTCACGACCCCGCCGGCCTCGGCCACGATCAGCGCGGCGCCGGCGATGTCCCAGTCCCAGGCGTCGCGCAGCGTCAGCATGGCGTCGAAGCGCCCCTCGGCCACCAGCGCCAGGCGCCAGGCCAGCGAGGGGCGGAAGTGGCGCTCGAACGCGGGCACGCCGCCGGGCCAGTGCTGCGGGTCCATCGCCGGGCGCGTGGCCAGCACGCGCGCCCCCGCCGCGTCCCGATGCCCGGTCACGGTGATAGGCGCACCGTTCAATTGCGCGCCACCGCCCTGTCGCGCGGCATAGGTCAGCCCCATCATCGGCAGATGCACCACCGCCGCCACCGG includes the following:
- a CDS encoding 3'(2'),5'-bisphosphate nucleotidase CysQ, whose product is MPGPDTDLALLLDAARGAGEIAQRHFRAGGRVWDKGGGQGPVTEADLAVNDYLQSRLCAARPGYGWLSEESDPLGDLARLQADTLFVVDPIDGTRAFIEGQNGFAHALAVVRAGQPVAAVVHLPMMGLTYAARQGGGAQLNGAPITVTGHRDAAGARVLATRPAMDPQHWPGGVPAFERHFRPSLAWRLALVAEGRFDAMLTLRDAWDWDIAGAALIVAEAGGVVTDRAGAPLRFNTAQARSPGVVAAGPALQATLLERLTAPGPAPLPPPDLRRAPR